One window from the genome of Pirellulales bacterium encodes:
- a CDS encoding transglutaminase-like domain-containing protein, whose translation MYSANRPYVGFQSTSDQTALEEQVLLTMTQIQSDTILDFYTQTAPFTALDRHESSCAALPVDVPSLTRIVQGLMIHEFFTSAYGVTIPDARRVESHLRPVAQLLDRILELDGRPLDVPRAADFRLLGVCRHFSLLLVALLRHKGIPARARCGFGTYFNPGYYEDHWVCEYWHHDQQRWVLVDAQFDQAWRSTLKITHDVMDVPRDRFLIAADAWRLCRAGVADPEKFGIFRGNLRGPWFVAGNLVRDLAALVNHEMLPWDVWGAMPGPADQMSDDALAFFDHLAELTHDPDVRHSELIALYESDSRVRIQAVVFNAVLQRPEHV comes from the coding sequence GTGTACAGCGCTAACCGTCCTTACGTCGGTTTTCAATCGACCTCGGACCAAACTGCTCTCGAAGAACAAGTCCTGTTGACGATGACGCAAATCCAATCAGATACGATCTTGGATTTCTATACGCAAACGGCTCCTTTTACAGCGCTCGATAGGCACGAATCGAGCTGCGCTGCCTTGCCGGTCGACGTGCCAAGCCTGACGCGGATCGTGCAGGGGTTGATGATTCACGAGTTCTTTACGTCAGCCTATGGAGTTACGATCCCTGACGCGCGGCGCGTTGAATCGCATTTACGCCCGGTTGCTCAGCTTCTGGATCGTATTCTCGAATTGGATGGCCGACCGCTCGACGTGCCGCGTGCTGCTGATTTCCGATTGCTGGGCGTTTGTCGGCACTTTTCTCTGCTGCTTGTTGCGCTGCTGCGTCACAAGGGAATTCCGGCCCGCGCTCGTTGTGGGTTTGGGACCTATTTCAATCCAGGCTATTACGAAGATCACTGGGTTTGCGAATACTGGCATCATGACCAGCAGCGATGGGTGCTCGTCGATGCGCAATTCGACCAGGCGTGGCGATCGACCCTGAAAATTACGCACGACGTCATGGATGTGCCGCGAGATCGATTTCTGATCGCTGCGGACGCCTGGCGATTGTGCCGGGCGGGCGTCGCGGATCCGGAAAAGTTCGGCATCTTTCGTGGCAACTTGCGCGGGCCGTGGTTCGTGGCGGGCAATCTGGTGCGTGACCTCGCGGCGCTAGTCAACCACGAGATGTTGCCTTGGGACGTGTGGGGTGCCATGCCCGGCCCTGCGGATCAAATGAGCGATGATGCCTTGGCATTCTTCGATCACCTGGCCGAGTTGACGCATGACCCGGATGTGCGACACTCCGAATTGATCGCGCTTTACGAAAGCGATTCACGCGTGCGCATCCAGGCAGTGGTTTTCAATGCCGTGCTGCAACGGCCCGAACACGTTTAA
- a CDS encoding SRPBCC domain-containing protein: MLDTTADAVQTLEIIRHEQIAAPIDVVFETLLEHLGPHMEVGSGAPLAMKLEPWPGGRWFRDLGNNAGHFWGHVQVIKPPVLLEICGPLCMSYPAINHVQYRLTAEGKLTRLAMSHRAIGAIIAEHRDGMPGGWAHELSQIRRAAESRVQR, from the coding sequence GTGCTCGATACAACCGCCGACGCCGTGCAGACTTTGGAAATCATCAGGCACGAGCAGATTGCCGCGCCGATCGACGTTGTCTTCGAGACGCTGCTTGAGCATTTGGGCCCACACATGGAAGTCGGCTCAGGCGCACCACTGGCAATGAAGCTCGAGCCCTGGCCTGGTGGTCGCTGGTTTCGCGATCTGGGTAACAATGCGGGACATTTTTGGGGGCATGTGCAAGTTATCAAGCCGCCGGTGCTACTCGAAATCTGCGGACCGCTATGCATGTCCTACCCGGCGATCAACCACGTGCAATATCGTCTGACCGCCGAAGGCAAGCTGACGCGATTGGCGATGAGCCATCGGGCGATTGGGGCCATCATCGCCGAGCATCGCGATGGGATGCCCGGCGGCTGGGCTCACGAGCTTTCGCAAATCCGCCGCGCGGCCGAAAGCCGTGTACAGCGCTAA
- a CDS encoding metalloregulator ArsR/SmtB family transcription factor — MARAATTTDVFNAIAEPRRRKIIDVLAGGRIYAVGELVDALGMPQPTVSKHLGVLRKVGIVSVSKQGQQRLYQLNPKELKPVHDWVKTYEQFWTHQLSRIKAHAERKAQARSSSSAQVPKSQRDPED; from the coding sequence ATGGCAAGAGCAGCAACCACGACCGACGTATTTAACGCGATCGCCGAGCCGCGGCGACGAAAAATCATTGATGTCCTGGCCGGCGGGCGGATTTATGCCGTCGGCGAATTGGTCGACGCACTGGGGATGCCGCAGCCCACGGTCTCGAAGCATTTGGGTGTGCTTCGCAAGGTGGGCATTGTTTCGGTGAGCAAGCAAGGGCAACAGCGCTTGTATCAACTCAATCCGAAGGAGCTCAAACCTGTGCATGACTGGGTAAAAACTTACGAGCAGTTTTGGACGCATCAGCTCAGTCGCATCAAGGCGCACGCCGAACGAAAGGCGCAGGCCCGGTCCTCGTCGTCGGCGCAAGTCCCTAAATCTCAACGCGATCCGGAGGATTAA
- a CDS encoding mechanosensitive ion channel domain-containing protein has translation MRPSARFRPVGWLFARLIADAIRVAAILATASPAFAEQAQPVADAQSSARTGLDELLAKRKELAAQIAALGKRDPGATAGTDSLDVSTIEDELEFLETLDGVYGEQQSRLEQRQELLFEKQRANDDLEALRKFGPTKAKPYSFLLLEELRDDLAAEDDHEEVNGADLKTAAQMKEATQAQYDKAERERRRIQQALNDNKHKERQAGLTTDLKLAQRESQIAKELIAVRQLEADVRTLRHDIGTLRKTLLTEKIELVGRDVRFGKQDLQDRLKELTAAETDLNARLKEVRGQRRQTEQQEAAAVKQLRERKSAQVTIDWAAQSWHAARDSQQIEMSLLNEEISDTRRFRYYWECRFAAETGTATPAEVAEWRETLNGLVSELRDRQRSLQQLVETTRLEQGKVSQRMRDNEDAELKKWGDFQCERWQEVRETCETHLVRLKVNERWARRFLGELDARLDSPQVSWLQVAAEHFTAAWYYEVVMVNDRPITVGKIVTLVCCLFFSVACARLLSRLLGRHVLPRLGLNEGASHAVRSMAFYSLAVLFGVLSFQVVHIPLSAFTFLGGAVAIAVGFGSQDIANNFMSGIILLAEQPIRVGDIIMVDSVQGTVDHIGPRSTRIKTDANHELVVPNSKLLSDKVTNLTLSDCLVQTTVVVTLPLKMTVKEAKGVLLAAALSQPSVLRSPYPIVLLKQFGSTSMDFELHFWLQLHNEMHVALAQSDVREAINELCQEHDTQAAIANAPASGLSPLSSRANAA, from the coding sequence ATGCGACCCTCTGCTCGTTTCCGCCCCGTCGGCTGGTTATTCGCACGGCTTATCGCAGATGCGATCCGCGTGGCAGCGATACTTGCCACGGCATCACCGGCGTTCGCCGAGCAAGCACAGCCCGTTGCCGATGCGCAGTCATCCGCCCGCACGGGACTCGACGAGTTGCTCGCCAAGCGCAAGGAACTGGCCGCACAGATCGCGGCGCTCGGCAAGCGCGATCCTGGCGCCACGGCCGGCACCGACTCACTTGACGTTTCCACGATCGAGGACGAGCTGGAGTTCCTGGAAACGTTGGACGGCGTTTACGGCGAACAGCAATCCCGGCTCGAACAACGGCAAGAACTGCTATTCGAAAAGCAACGGGCCAATGACGACCTGGAAGCGCTGCGGAAGTTCGGGCCTACGAAAGCCAAGCCGTATTCGTTTCTGTTATTGGAAGAATTGCGCGACGATTTGGCCGCCGAGGACGACCACGAAGAAGTCAACGGCGCTGATCTGAAGACAGCCGCGCAAATGAAGGAAGCGACACAGGCCCAATACGACAAGGCCGAGCGCGAACGCCGCCGCATTCAGCAGGCGCTCAATGATAATAAACATAAGGAACGACAAGCGGGCCTGACAACCGATTTGAAGCTGGCGCAGCGAGAAAGTCAGATAGCCAAGGAACTGATTGCGGTAAGACAACTCGAGGCCGACGTGCGTACGCTAAGGCACGATATCGGAACGTTGCGCAAGACCCTGCTTACCGAAAAGATCGAACTGGTCGGCCGCGACGTGCGTTTCGGCAAGCAAGATCTACAGGATCGATTGAAAGAACTGACGGCCGCCGAAACCGACTTAAACGCCAGGTTGAAGGAGGTCCGCGGTCAGCGCCGACAGACTGAGCAACAAGAGGCCGCCGCGGTCAAGCAGTTGCGCGAACGTAAGTCGGCGCAAGTGACGATCGATTGGGCCGCCCAATCGTGGCACGCCGCCCGCGACTCCCAACAGATCGAAATGTCGCTACTGAATGAAGAAATCAGCGACACCCGGCGTTTCCGGTATTATTGGGAATGCCGATTCGCGGCCGAGACCGGCACGGCCACACCGGCCGAGGTGGCCGAATGGCGCGAGACCCTCAATGGCCTGGTCAGCGAGTTGCGCGACCGACAACGTTCGCTGCAACAACTGGTCGAAACCACGCGGCTCGAGCAAGGAAAGGTCTCGCAACGCATGCGCGACAACGAGGACGCCGAGCTGAAAAAGTGGGGTGACTTTCAATGCGAACGATGGCAAGAAGTTCGCGAAACCTGCGAAACGCACCTCGTCCGGCTCAAGGTTAACGAGCGCTGGGCACGGCGATTTCTTGGCGAACTCGATGCCCGGCTCGATTCACCGCAAGTCTCATGGCTGCAGGTTGCCGCCGAGCATTTCACCGCGGCCTGGTATTACGAAGTGGTCATGGTCAACGACCGGCCGATCACGGTGGGCAAGATCGTGACGCTCGTTTGTTGCTTGTTTTTCAGCGTGGCCTGTGCGCGGCTTTTAAGCCGCTTGCTGGGGCGACACGTCTTGCCACGTTTGGGCCTAAACGAGGGGGCCTCACACGCGGTCCGCTCGATGGCCTTTTATTCGTTGGCGGTGCTGTTCGGCGTTTTGTCGTTTCAGGTCGTGCATATCCCTTTGTCGGCCTTTACCTTTCTCGGCGGCGCCGTGGCGATCGCGGTTGGGTTTGGCAGCCAGGATATCGCCAATAATTTCATGAGTGGAATCATTCTGCTGGCCGAACAGCCGATTCGCGTCGGCGACATCATCATGGTCGACAGCGTACAAGGCACGGTTGATCACATCGGCCCGCGCAGTACGCGCATCAAAACCGACGCGAATCACGAGTTGGTGGTACCCAACAGCAAATTGCTGTCCGACAAGGTCACGAACCTGACCCTGTCGGACTGCCTGGTGCAAACGACGGTCGTGGTAACGTTGCCGTTGAAGATGACGGTCAAAGAGGCCAAGGGCGTGTTGCTGGCGGCGGCCCTGTCGCAGCCTTCGGTCCTGCGCAGTCCGTACCCCATCGTGTTACTCAAGCAATTTGGCTCGACGTCGATGGACTTCGAGCTGCATTTCTGGCTGCAACTGCATAACGAGATGCACGTCGCGCTGGCGCAAAGCGACGTCCGCGAGGCAATCAACGAGCTGTGCCAAGAGCATGACACGCAGGCCGCGATTGCGAACGCGCCAGCCAGTGGGCTGTCGCCACTCTCCAGCCGTGCCAATGCCGCGTAA
- a CDS encoding ABC transporter ATP-binding protein, giving the protein MKMRNSTSRSRFSNYRRQVRETGHGEAVAHGKHGNRSPVGRSNRSAWLLVRRFFFLVTGHRAALAIALATLTISTLLKLIPPAATKLVVDYVFPGKPLPLAEHWNLPTTGTPLLAILAGGVFVVSLLSVIVSTWGRYLATVTVKRLQISLRKRVFEHAVRLPLHRVYTLKSGGVASILREDAGGVGELVFSMIYNPWRAVIQLLASLAVLAWVDWRLLLGSLVVIPTVFFTHRTWIGRIRPQFREIRRQRQEIDSHATEAFGGMRVVRAFGRGRSEAGRFTRGGNLMARHELLAWWWSRGVEMVWAVLIPAASALLLIYGGSQVLSGTLSVGDLMMFLVYLVMLLEPLAVLAESATTLQNNLAGLDRVFDLLEEPREMPSLPGAIDVHRDTVAGHIQLRDVGFQYPGSNQHVLRDVTLEAKPGQMIALVGPSGAGKTTLCNLVARFYDPTSGSVTLDGVDLRKINVDSYRRLLGVVEQDIFLFDGTIAANIGYAGRDVTPEQIEAAARIANAHDFISSLPDGYDTLIGERGVKLSGGQRQRLAIARAVLADPKIFLLDEATSNLDTESERLIQQSLSTLLRGRTSFVIAHRLSTIVHADLIVLLVDGQIVERGTHAELMASSGRYRTMVEMQMGLAHKPQVPAAGQSAANSPEIDPALATPTF; this is encoded by the coding sequence ATGAAAATGCGGAACAGTACCAGTCGCTCGCGTTTCTCCAACTATCGCCGGCAAGTGCGCGAGACGGGACATGGCGAGGCAGTTGCGCACGGGAAGCACGGGAATCGCAGTCCGGTGGGCCGTTCGAATCGTTCGGCCTGGTTGTTGGTGCGGCGTTTTTTCTTTCTCGTGACGGGGCATCGCGCGGCGCTCGCGATTGCACTGGCCACGCTCACGATTTCTACGCTCTTGAAACTGATTCCGCCCGCGGCCACGAAGCTGGTGGTCGATTACGTCTTCCCGGGCAAGCCGTTGCCGTTGGCCGAGCACTGGAACTTGCCAACCACGGGCACGCCGCTTTTGGCGATATTGGCCGGCGGAGTATTCGTGGTGTCGCTGCTGTCGGTCATCGTGAGCACGTGGGGGCGGTATCTGGCGACGGTAACAGTCAAACGCCTGCAGATCAGCCTGCGCAAACGCGTCTTCGAACATGCCGTGCGGTTGCCGCTGCATCGCGTCTATACGTTGAAATCAGGGGGCGTGGCAAGCATTCTGCGCGAGGATGCCGGCGGTGTGGGCGAACTGGTATTCAGCATGATCTACAACCCCTGGCGGGCCGTGATTCAGTTGCTGGCCAGCCTGGCGGTGCTGGCCTGGGTGGACTGGCGGCTGCTATTGGGTTCGCTCGTGGTCATCCCGACGGTCTTCTTTACGCATCGCACTTGGATCGGCCGCATCCGACCGCAATTCCGCGAGATTCGCCGGCAACGCCAAGAGATCGACAGCCATGCCACCGAAGCCTTCGGCGGCATGCGCGTAGTGCGCGCTTTTGGCCGCGGCCGTAGCGAGGCCGGGCGCTTTACCCGCGGTGGCAATTTGATGGCACGGCACGAGCTGTTGGCCTGGTGGTGGTCGCGCGGCGTGGAAATGGTGTGGGCTGTGCTGATTCCGGCGGCGTCGGCACTGTTGCTGATCTATGGAGGGTCGCAGGTTCTCTCCGGCACGCTTTCGGTCGGCGACTTGATGATGTTCCTCGTTTATCTGGTCATGCTGCTCGAGCCGTTGGCAGTGCTGGCCGAAAGCGCCACGACGCTGCAAAACAATCTGGCCGGTCTGGATCGCGTCTTCGACCTGCTGGAAGAGCCGCGCGAGATGCCATCGCTGCCGGGGGCGATCGACGTCCACCGCGACACGGTGGCAGGCCACATACAACTGCGCGACGTCGGCTTTCAATATCCCGGCAGCAATCAGCACGTCTTGCGTGACGTCACTCTCGAGGCGAAGCCGGGACAAATGATCGCCCTGGTCGGTCCTAGTGGCGCCGGCAAGACGACGCTCTGTAATCTCGTGGCGCGGTTCTATGATCCCACGAGCGGATCTGTAACTCTCGACGGAGTCGACCTGCGCAAGATCAATGTCGACAGCTACCGCCGGCTGCTGGGCGTGGTGGAGCAAGATATTTTCTTATTCGACGGGACGATCGCGGCTAACATCGGCTATGCCGGTCGCGACGTAACGCCCGAGCAGATCGAAGCGGCGGCGCGTATCGCTAACGCCCACGACTTCATCAGCAGCTTGCCCGATGGTTACGATACCCTGATTGGGGAACGCGGCGTCAAGCTCAGCGGCGGCCAGCGGCAACGGCTGGCGATCGCCCGCGCCGTCCTGGCGGATCCCAAGATCTTCTTGCTGGACGAAGCCACGAGCAACCTCGACACCGAAAGCGAGCGGCTCATCCAACAGAGCTTGAGCACGCTATTGCGCGGGCGCACCAGCTTCGTGATCGCCCACCGCCTGAGCACGATCGTGCATGCCGACTTGATCGTCCTACTTGTGGACGGGCAAATCGTCGAGCGCGGCACGCATGCCGAGCTGATGGCCAGCAGTGGCCGTTATCGCACGATGGTCGAAATGCAGATGGGGCTTGCCCACAAGCCGCAGGTGCCGGCTGCAGGGCAGAGTGCGGCGAACTCGCCCGAGATCGATCCGGCCCTGGCGACGCCGACCTTCTGA
- a CDS encoding PQQ-binding-like beta-propeller repeat protein — MHSLLKYALWALVLLSFAPGALVAGDNWPQFRGPAAQGVVDDPRLPEAWSASESIAWKTAIPGRGWSCPIVWGNRVFLTSVTSDDDQVERKRGIYFGGDQHEAPKTVQQWRVVCVDLSDGRILWQHVAHQGVPPQSVHLKNTYASETPVTDGERVYAYFGNLGVFCYSVTGEPLWSRTLGSYKTADGMGTGSSPILHGDNVFILNDNEDDSFLIALDRKTGAENWRVARAEKSCWSTPFVWHNPMRTEIVVSGSGVIRSYDLDGKPLWHLNDVSAHSIPSPLAGPNLLYLASGHVLSKSRPILAVRSGAMGDITLPPDATSNAFVAWSLRKAAPYNPSLLYYQDYIYAVTDLGILSCYDAQSGKTMYEKKRLPNGRAFTASPWAANGQVFCLSEYGDTFVIKSGPTYELIRVNALGEDEMFLATPAIAGDQLLIRGEHALYCIQKKVATAEKQD; from the coding sequence ATGCATTCACTTTTAAAATACGCGCTATGGGCCCTGGTGCTGCTCTCGTTTGCGCCAGGCGCGCTCGTTGCCGGGGACAACTGGCCACAGTTCCGCGGCCCGGCTGCGCAAGGGGTTGTTGACGATCCACGCCTGCCTGAAGCGTGGAGCGCGAGCGAAAGCATTGCCTGGAAAACTGCGATTCCCGGTCGCGGCTGGTCGTGTCCTATCGTGTGGGGCAATCGCGTCTTCCTGACCAGCGTCACCAGCGACGATGACCAGGTCGAGCGCAAGCGAGGAATCTACTTCGGCGGCGATCAGCACGAGGCGCCCAAGACTGTGCAGCAATGGCGCGTCGTCTGTGTCGATTTAAGCGATGGCCGTATCCTGTGGCAGCACGTCGCGCATCAAGGGGTACCACCGCAATCGGTCCATCTGAAGAATACGTACGCTTCCGAGACCCCGGTCACCGACGGCGAACGCGTGTACGCCTACTTCGGTAATCTGGGCGTTTTCTGTTACAGCGTCACGGGCGAGCCACTTTGGTCGCGAACGCTCGGCAGCTATAAGACGGCCGATGGCATGGGGACGGGCAGCTCGCCAATACTGCATGGCGACAATGTTTTTATCCTCAATGACAATGAGGATGACTCGTTCCTGATCGCTCTCGATCGGAAAACCGGAGCCGAGAATTGGCGCGTCGCCCGTGCCGAGAAGAGTTGCTGGTCGACTCCCTTCGTATGGCACAATCCCATGCGGACCGAGATCGTGGTCTCGGGCAGCGGAGTTATCCGCTCCTATGATCTGGATGGCAAGCCATTGTGGCATCTGAACGACGTGTCGGCCCACTCGATTCCGTCGCCGCTGGCAGGCCCGAACTTGCTCTACCTGGCCTCGGGACACGTGCTGAGCAAGTCGCGGCCGATTCTGGCCGTACGTTCAGGCGCCATGGGAGATATTACCCTGCCGCCCGACGCGACAAGCAACGCCTTCGTAGCCTGGTCGCTGCGCAAAGCCGCGCCGTACAATCCGTCGCTGCTCTACTATCAGGATTACATCTACGCGGTGACAGACCTCGGCATCCTCTCTTGTTATGACGCGCAGAGTGGGAAGACGATGTACGAGAAGAAGCGCTTGCCTAATGGCCGGGCGTTCACGGCTTCGCCCTGGGCCGCCAATGGACAGGTCTTCTGTCTGAGCGAATACGGCGATACCTTCGTCATCAAGTCCGGGCCGACGTACGAACTGATACGCGTGAACGCATTAGGCGAGGACGAAATGTTTTTGGCCACCCCGGCCATCGCCGGGGATCAGTTGCTGATCCGCGGCGAACACGCGCTCTATTGCATCCAGAAAAAAGTCGCGACGGCCGAAAAACAGGACTAA
- a CDS encoding PAS domain-containing protein: MLNKTPSRDAINPDQGPARARPDLQAMLDALTLHGEDTILAVDGTGRVHYCNRELSMLAGDDDDEGCTIFDFLAPSGHARCRDVLHTVCQLGQADQFESRWIDGSVRAIRVIPLPRQKTALALAICGDVTKVRRVEEALRESELRFRQLAENVREVFWLMDADKSRVLYVTNAYQRVWGRAATELYDGLFGWFDAVYPEDRPRVERAFAAGLASGGFQAEYRITRPDGSLRWIRDRAFASFGADGQISRIAGIAEDITDQRNVEDSLRMERKLLKRLLDLQERERHLLACEIHDGFIQDLVGAKMLLESLRPGLPPENPCSIERLDKIEAALRKAIGEGRRMISNLRPMVIDDKGILVAIEYLINEKQADSGPQMTFAHDVRFTRLPPLLEGALFRIVQESLTNARRHSKAAHVHVDLAQVDERVILTIVDDGVGFDRAAVPEGRFGLRGLVERARLFGGRADVRSEPGSGTRIWVELPISKSALSL; the protein is encoded by the coding sequence ATGTTGAACAAAACACCTTCGCGTGACGCAATAAATCCGGATCAAGGTCCGGCCCGGGCGCGCCCCGATTTGCAAGCCATGCTCGACGCATTGACATTGCATGGCGAGGACACGATTCTCGCCGTCGATGGCACCGGGCGGGTGCATTATTGCAATCGTGAACTCTCCATGCTGGCCGGCGACGATGACGACGAAGGTTGCACGATTTTCGATTTTCTAGCTCCTTCGGGCCATGCGCGCTGCCGCGACGTTTTGCACACCGTTTGCCAGTTGGGACAGGCCGACCAGTTCGAGTCGCGCTGGATCGACGGGTCGGTGCGCGCGATCCGCGTAATTCCCTTGCCGCGGCAAAAGACGGCTTTGGCGCTCGCGATTTGCGGCGATGTCACGAAGGTGCGGCGCGTGGAAGAAGCGCTGCGCGAGAGCGAGCTACGTTTTCGACAATTGGCCGAGAATGTACGCGAAGTGTTTTGGTTGATGGACGCCGACAAAAGCCGGGTACTCTACGTCACGAACGCCTATCAGCGAGTTTGGGGGCGGGCGGCGACCGAATTGTACGACGGCCTATTCGGCTGGTTCGACGCCGTCTATCCCGAGGATCGACCGCGCGTCGAACGTGCGTTCGCGGCGGGCCTGGCTTCCGGGGGTTTTCAGGCCGAATATCGTATCACCCGCCCCGACGGCTCGTTGCGTTGGATTCGCGACCGCGCGTTCGCCTCGTTCGGCGCCGACGGCCAGATATCGCGTATCGCCGGCATCGCCGAGGACATCACCGATCAACGCAATGTGGAAGACAGCCTGCGCATGGAAAGGAAGTTACTCAAACGGCTGCTCGATTTACAGGAGCGCGAGCGGCACTTGCTGGCCTGCGAAATCCACGACGGGTTCATTCAGGATCTGGTCGGCGCGAAAATGCTGCTCGAGTCACTCCGCCCTGGCTTGCCGCCGGAGAATCCCTGCTCGATAGAGCGTCTTGACAAGATCGAAGCGGCGCTGCGTAAGGCTATCGGCGAAGGGCGACGCATGATTTCGAATCTGCGACCCATGGTCATCGATGACAAAGGGATCCTGGTCGCGATCGAATACTTGATCAACGAGAAACAGGCCGACTCGGGGCCGCAAATGACTTTTGCGCACGACGTTCGCTTTACGCGCCTGCCGCCGCTCTTGGAAGGGGCCTTGTTCCGCATCGTGCAAGAATCGCTGACCAATGCCCGGCGGCATAGCAAGGCTGCGCACGTGCATGTGGATCTGGCGCAGGTCGACGAGCGGGTGATCTTGACGATTGTCGACGACGGCGTCGGTTTCGACCGCGCGGCGGTGCCCGAGGGACGCTTCGGCCTGCGTGGCCTTGTCGAGCGGGCTCGCCTGTTTGGTGGGCGCGCGGATGTGCGCAGTGAACCCGGTTCCGGGACTCGCATTTGGGTCGAACTACCCATTAGCAAAAGCGCCCTCAGTCTCTGA